A window of the Janthinobacterium agaricidamnosum NBRC 102515 = DSM 9628 genome harbors these coding sequences:
- a CDS encoding UvrD-helicase domain-containing protein, protein MVKVIWRAILSLLGFKNFGLPQRGAASPASVPKREKAADDTLAAPLAAASVQKQLYEGRGFQVAEHHVELARQLMFSKHDGVLKGPTSKQQEVIFSHSAAASVIAGAGSGKSTTLVNRVLFLKKYLEVPFENMSVFTFTRKSRKDFIEKLLEEAPRWNVALNEKKAAQIVRTFHSKALEMMRGLLRSDEGIFEFQGKAQPLAAKNNDMAATPADTDLSAIEDRANDIEGFVALDESAEQAEILKESYVKCYQYDENFRQAVATLFEYTIATPRLESENAKYQEKLSFLHNMSQRDADLCTHLEEKWTAQGSWPITGVASVTERGTRYPLSVMGAQFFANGYIAALDIYVVLGRYDGISIDVVGKTKLKPAYNVSDKRLILLTACPEKIRFINSAQDAAKLQTQLELHSIGPGLAAPSIDIRLPGEVSARPVFSALYNFGVFAENLGLAPQALVSQLAGNALGKAESASIYAVSKFFGQFYRDLEARNLLTFNQIFSRLGQGSADLAKVGAGALVGMKHLMIDEFQDISPLIVKFIHGLHGELHRKSDGGQKPTLMCVGDDWQSIYGWRGSSPHFFLNFPAFFPGATAQPILLQENFRSSQNIIDSGESFIRLVSKKSLKHGIASNSAVKALPFKVLSVEKFQAKDIEHALKAILQSMEPHEKVYLLASKHDELKPYDKLSDKKLTKTTFHQSKGLEADFVILVGAPKYFGANNLKNHLYSLARFPQTFDLAQQDEALRVAYVAATRAKKLCIWFAEPGSGSVMGKVAADGKCRQSMEVQAVVPYINECLNELRADNLIES, encoded by the coding sequence ATGGTGAAAGTAATTTGGCGTGCAATTCTGAGTTTGTTGGGTTTTAAAAATTTTGGTCTTCCTCAGCGTGGCGCAGCTAGCCCCGCCTCCGTTCCGAAACGGGAAAAGGCTGCCGATGATACGCTAGCGGCGCCGCTGGCTGCCGCTTCAGTGCAGAAACAGTTATATGAGGGCCGGGGTTTTCAAGTCGCTGAACATCATGTCGAACTGGCGCGCCAGTTGATGTTTTCCAAGCACGATGGCGTCTTGAAAGGCCCTACGTCTAAACAGCAAGAAGTAATTTTTAGTCATTCAGCAGCGGCATCGGTAATTGCCGGCGCCGGTTCCGGGAAGTCCACCACGCTGGTTAATCGGGTGCTGTTCTTGAAGAAATACCTGGAAGTACCATTTGAAAATATGTCAGTGTTCACCTTTACCCGTAAATCGCGTAAAGACTTTATAGAAAAATTACTGGAAGAAGCTCCGCGTTGGAATGTCGCGCTTAATGAAAAAAAAGCTGCGCAAATAGTGCGAACTTTTCACTCCAAGGCGCTGGAAATGATGCGCGGTTTGTTGCGCAGCGATGAAGGTATTTTTGAATTCCAGGGAAAGGCGCAGCCGCTTGCGGCAAAAAACAATGATATGGCCGCCACGCCGGCTGACACGGACCTGAGTGCCATTGAAGACCGCGCCAATGATATTGAGGGCTTTGTCGCACTGGACGAAAGCGCCGAGCAGGCTGAAATCCTGAAGGAAAGCTACGTTAAATGTTATCAATATGATGAAAATTTCAGGCAAGCTGTGGCAACCTTGTTTGAATACACGATCGCCACGCCGCGCTTGGAAAGTGAAAATGCCAAATATCAGGAAAAATTATCATTCCTGCACAATATGAGCCAGCGCGATGCGGATTTGTGCACGCACCTTGAAGAAAAATGGACGGCACAAGGAAGTTGGCCGATTACCGGCGTAGCAAGCGTGACGGAACGTGGCACACGCTATCCTCTCTCCGTCATGGGGGCCCAGTTCTTTGCCAATGGTTATATCGCCGCGCTGGATATTTATGTCGTGCTGGGACGTTACGACGGTATTTCCATCGACGTTGTGGGTAAAACCAAATTGAAACCCGCTTACAATGTCAGCGATAAACGGTTGATTTTGTTGACCGCTTGCCCGGAAAAAATCCGCTTTATCAATAGCGCCCAGGATGCCGCGAAATTGCAAACTCAGCTGGAGTTGCACAGTATCGGACCAGGTCTGGCGGCGCCGTCGATCGACATCCGTCTGCCCGGGGAGGTGAGCGCAAGACCGGTCTTTTCCGCCTTGTACAATTTTGGCGTATTTGCCGAAAATCTCGGACTGGCGCCGCAGGCTTTGGTCTCGCAACTTGCCGGCAACGCGCTTGGCAAAGCCGAGTCGGCATCTATTTATGCGGTCAGCAAGTTTTTCGGCCAGTTTTATCGGGATCTCGAGGCCAGGAATCTGCTTACATTCAACCAGATATTTTCCCGTTTAGGCCAGGGCAGTGCCGACCTCGCAAAGGTTGGCGCAGGTGCGCTGGTTGGAATGAAACATTTGATGATCGATGAGTTCCAGGATATTTCACCGTTGATAGTGAAGTTCATACACGGCCTGCATGGCGAGTTGCACAGAAAGTCGGACGGTGGACAAAAACCGACACTTATGTGTGTCGGGGACGACTGGCAATCGATCTACGGCTGGCGCGGAAGTTCTCCGCATTTTTTCTTGAATTTCCCCGCGTTTTTCCCCGGCGCTACGGCCCAGCCGATCTTGCTTCAGGAAAATTTCAGGTCTTCGCAAAACATTATCGACAGCGGCGAGTCGTTTATTCGGTTAGTGAGCAAGAAGAGTTTGAAGCATGGCATCGCCAGTAATTCTGCGGTGAAAGCTCTGCCATTCAAGGTTTTATCTGTAGAGAAATTTCAAGCAAAGGATATTGAGCATGCATTGAAAGCGATCTTGCAGTCAATGGAGCCGCATGAAAAAGTATATTTGCTCGCATCCAAGCATGATGAACTGAAGCCGTACGACAAACTGAGCGACAAAAAACTTACTAAAACCACTTTTCATCAAAGCAAGGGACTGGAAGCTGACTTTGTGATTCTTGTCGGTGCGCCCAAGTATTTCGGTGCGAATAATCTTAAGAACCATCTTTACAGCTTGGCCCGATTCCCGCAAACATTTGATCTTGCCCAGCAAGATGAGGCCTTGCGCGTGGCTTACGTGGCGGCGACCCGCGCCAAGAAGTTGTGCATCTGGTTTGCCGAGCCGGGCAGCGGTAGCGTGATGGGCAAGGTGGCGGCGGATGGAAAGTGCCGCCAATCGATGGAAGTTCAGGCTGTCGTGCCGTATATCAATGAGTGCTTGAATGAGCTGCGCGCTGACAATCTGATTGAAAGCTAA
- a CDS encoding HdeD family acid-resistance protein, translating into MSSSAIHMLMRSWWILALRGLVAVLFGIAALALPAVTLLSLIAVFAVYALLAGTVSVVGALGNRQRSDDWWILLALGVCSLVAGVLAAMYPALTGLALVLVIGINALVTGALDIVLALRLRKAMRGESLLIVSAAVSLLFGFLVLAYPAAGALVLVWLIGGYALLTGALYLVLAYRVYRGNARRPRLVADLMQGGARKGVERRVAERRTSGKPAGS; encoded by the coding sequence ATGAGTTCAAGTGCTATCCATATGCTGATGCGCTCCTGGTGGATACTGGCGCTGCGCGGCCTGGTCGCGGTGCTGTTCGGCATCGCGGCGCTGGCCTTGCCTGCGGTAACCCTGCTGTCGCTGATCGCCGTCTTCGCCGTGTATGCCTTGCTGGCTGGCACGGTGTCGGTGGTGGGCGCGCTCGGCAACCGCCAGCGTTCCGACGACTGGTGGATATTGCTGGCGCTGGGCGTGTGCAGTCTGGTCGCCGGGGTGCTGGCGGCGATGTATCCGGCGCTGACCGGGCTGGCGCTGGTGCTGGTGATCGGCATCAATGCGCTGGTCACCGGCGCGCTCGACATCGTGCTGGCGCTGCGGCTGCGCAAGGCGATGCGCGGCGAATCGCTGCTGATCGTCAGCGCGGCCGTGTCGCTGCTGTTCGGATTCCTGGTGCTGGCTTATCCCGCGGCCGGCGCGCTGGTGCTGGTGTGGCTGATCGGTGGCTATGCCTTGCTGACCGGCGCGCTGTACCTGGTGCTGGCTTACCGCGTGTATCGCGGCAATGCCCGCCGGCCGAGGCTGGTGGCAGACCTGATGCAGGGCGGCGCCAGGAAAGGCGTCGAACGCAGGGTCGCCGAACGGCGCACCAGCGGCAAGCCGGCCGGATCTTGA
- a CDS encoding DUF5335 family protein: MAIFKLEKNDWHAYFERIAKVLMGKSAELEVDALSIGSQLQARWAPLMGIVYDPRSDILAVMLEGLDHMIRHPQTIFVDMQGDVLNSLDVNDADNFRHIIKLRDPLPLPP; the protein is encoded by the coding sequence ATGGCGATATTCAAACTGGAAAAAAACGACTGGCACGCTTATTTCGAGCGCATCGCCAAGGTCTTGATGGGCAAGTCGGCCGAGCTGGAAGTCGACGCGCTCAGTATCGGCAGCCAGCTCCAGGCGCGCTGGGCGCCGCTGATGGGCATCGTCTACGATCCGCGCAGCGATATCCTGGCGGTGATGCTGGAAGGGCTGGACCACATGATACGCCACCCGCAAACGATTTTCGTCGACATGCAGGGCGATGTGCTGAACAGCCTGGACGTCAACGACGCCGACAATTTCCGCCACATCATCAAGCTGCGCGACCCCTTGCCGCTGCCGCCTTGA
- a CDS encoding GNAT family N-acetyltransferase: MNYRTGIVSSLAEIGEPAWTGLLSQQANRNPFLSYAFLHALHESACAAPDTGWQPQYLALWQGDTLAAAMPLYVKSHSYGEYVFDWAWADAYRQHGLEYYPKLLSAVPFTPVSGNRLLASDAAARAALIDFLCAQQQGAGLSSTHILFPPEQEALQLQQAGFMLRSGVQFHWLNPGYRDFDEFLATLEHKKRKNIRAERRKVAEAGVLMRQVRGSDATRADWQLFHRCYANTYAEHRSTPYLSLEFFLRIGETMPQNILLVIAERDGQAIASSMVIHTDDTLFGRYWGALEHVPCLHFETAYYQPLEFCIRQKIATFEGGAQGEHKMARGFLPQKTWSVHWLAHPSFSDAVERFLQRESGGIDAYLDELNDHSPFRNYREKINPIDYEQKKISENSGISNLLRS; encoded by the coding sequence ATGAATTATCGCACGGGTATCGTTTCTTCTTTGGCTGAAATTGGCGAACCGGCCTGGACCGGATTATTATCGCAGCAAGCCAATCGCAATCCTTTCTTGTCTTACGCGTTTTTGCACGCCCTGCATGAATCGGCCTGCGCCGCGCCGGATACCGGCTGGCAGCCGCAATACCTGGCCTTGTGGCAAGGCGATACGCTGGCCGCGGCGATGCCGCTGTACGTCAAGTCGCACTCCTATGGCGAATATGTGTTCGACTGGGCTTGGGCCGATGCTTATCGGCAACATGGATTGGAATATTACCCGAAACTGCTGTCGGCAGTGCCATTCACGCCGGTCAGCGGCAACCGCCTGCTGGCGTCCGATGCGGCGGCGCGGGCCGCGCTGATTGATTTTTTATGCGCCCAACAACAAGGCGCCGGGCTGTCGTCGACCCACATCCTGTTCCCGCCAGAGCAAGAAGCACTGCAATTGCAGCAAGCGGGTTTCATGCTGCGCAGCGGCGTGCAATTTCATTGGCTCAATCCGGGCTACCGCGATTTCGATGAATTCCTGGCCACGCTCGAACACAAAAAACGCAAGAATATCCGCGCCGAACGGCGCAAGGTGGCCGAGGCTGGCGTGCTGATGCGCCAGGTGCGCGGCAGCGACGCGACCCGGGCCGACTGGCAACTATTTCACCGCTGTTATGCGAACACCTATGCCGAACACCGTTCCACGCCATACCTGAGCCTGGAATTCTTTTTGCGCATCGGTGAAACAATGCCGCAGAACATCTTACTGGTGATCGCCGAGCGCGATGGCCAGGCGATCGCGTCATCGATGGTGATCCATACCGACGACACGCTGTTCGGCCGCTATTGGGGCGCGCTGGAACATGTGCCCTGCCTGCATTTTGAAACAGCGTATTACCAGCCGCTGGAATTTTGCATCCGGCAAAAAATCGCCACCTTCGAAGGCGGCGCGCAGGGCGAACACAAGATGGCGCGCGGCTTCTTGCCGCAAAAGACCTGGTCGGTGCATTGGCTGGCCCACCCGTCGTTTTCCGATGCGGTCGAACGCTTCCTGCAGCGCGAGAGCGGCGGCATCGACGCCTATCTCGATGAATTGAACGACCACAGCCCGTTTCGCAACTACCGAGAAAAAATAAACCCGATTGACTACGAACAGAAAAAGATAAGCGAAAATTCAGGTATTTCGAATTTATTACGCTCATAA
- a CDS encoding NAD+ synthase — MTVKVAIAQMNSTVGDLAGNRAKIVELSRRAHEQGADIVLTPELSLVGYPPEDLLLRSAFYAKTQETFAALATDLAQFKDLHVVVGLPLLGDGGEVRYNAASVLLNGDVLGTYRKHDLPNTTVFDEKRYFTSVDHPYVFAVKGVRFGINICEDTWFDYAPKRAFDAGAQVLLVPNGSPYHMNKQHLRYDVMRKNVCQQGMSLVYANLVGGQDELIFDGDSFVMDQHGVITAQLRHFEEDLQVVEFDGARPLPAVLEPALPIEAQVYKALVLGVHDYISKNGFPGVLIGMSGGVDSALTLAIAVDALGADKVRAVMMPSQFTADISWIDSRDMVKRLNVRYDEIPIKQTFDAFRSTLAEEFAGLAEDATEENIQARIRGTLLMAMSNKHGSIVLTTGNKSEMAVGYCTLYGDMAGGFAVIKDIAKTLVYRLCAYRNSVSDVIPERILTRGPSAELRADQLDQDSLPPYEVLDAIMQMYMEENRPIAEIIAAGYPPADVARVTRLIKINEYKRRQSPVGIRVTHRGFGRDWRYPITSRFYE; from the coding sequence ATGACAGTCAAAGTCGCCATCGCTCAAATGAATAGTACCGTCGGCGATCTTGCCGGCAACCGCGCCAAGATCGTCGAACTCTCCCGCCGCGCCCACGAGCAGGGCGCAGACATTGTCTTGACGCCGGAATTGTCGCTGGTCGGCTATCCACCGGAGGATTTGCTGCTGCGCTCCGCATTCTACGCAAAAACCCAGGAAACGTTTGCGGCGCTGGCGACCGACCTGGCCCAGTTCAAGGATTTGCACGTGGTGGTGGGCTTGCCCTTGTTGGGCGATGGCGGCGAAGTGCGCTATAACGCCGCGTCGGTGCTGCTGAATGGCGACGTGCTGGGCACTTACCGCAAGCATGATTTGCCGAATACCACGGTGTTCGATGAAAAACGCTATTTCACATCGGTCGACCATCCCTATGTATTTGCCGTCAAGGGCGTGCGTTTTGGTATCAATATCTGCGAAGATACGTGGTTTGACTATGCGCCGAAGCGGGCTTTTGATGCCGGTGCGCAAGTATTGCTGGTACCGAACGGGTCGCCTTATCATATGAATAAGCAGCATTTACGTTATGACGTGATGCGCAAGAATGTTTGCCAGCAAGGCATGTCGCTGGTGTACGCCAACCTGGTCGGCGGCCAGGATGAGCTGATTTTCGACGGCGATTCCTTCGTCATGGACCAGCACGGCGTCATTACCGCGCAATTGCGGCATTTTGAAGAGGACCTGCAAGTCGTCGAATTCGATGGTGCGCGTCCGCTGCCGGCCGTGCTGGAGCCGGCACTGCCGATCGAGGCGCAGGTTTACAAGGCGCTGGTGCTGGGCGTGCATGACTATATTAGCAAAAATGGTTTCCCTGGAGTATTGATCGGCATGTCTGGCGGCGTCGATTCCGCGCTGACGCTGGCGATCGCCGTCGATGCGCTGGGCGCCGACAAGGTGCGCGCGGTGATGATGCCGTCGCAATTCACCGCCGATATTTCATGGATCGATTCACGCGACATGGTAAAACGCTTGAATGTGCGCTACGATGAAATTCCGATCAAGCAAACATTTGACGCCTTCCGTTCGACCCTGGCTGAAGAGTTCGCCGGTCTGGCGGAAGATGCGACCGAAGAAAACATCCAGGCGCGCATTCGTGGCACGCTGCTGATGGCAATGTCGAACAAGCATGGCAGTATCGTATTAACAACCGGCAACAAGAGCGAAATGGCGGTCGGCTATTGCACGCTGTATGGCGACATGGCTGGCGGCTTTGCCGTGATCAAGGATATCGCCAAGACGCTGGTGTACCGTTTGTGCGCCTACCGCAACAGCGTGTCCGACGTGATTCCTGAGCGCATCTTGACGCGCGGTCCGTCGGCCGAATTGCGCGCCGACCAGTTGGACCAGGATTCCTTGCCGCCGTACGAGGTGCTCGATGCCATCATGCAAATGTATATGGAAGAAAATCGTCCGATCGCCGAGATTATCGCCGCCGGCTATCCGCCGGCCGACGTGGCAAGGGTGACACGCCTGATCAAGATCAACGAATATAAACGGCGTCAGTCGCCGGTGGGTATCCGGGTCACGCACCGCGGTTTCGGGCGCGACTGGCGTTATCCGATTACTTCCCGGTTTTACGAATAA
- a CDS encoding P-II family nitrogen regulator, translating to MKQITAVIKPFKLDEVREALAEVNVTGLTVTEVKGFGRQKGHTELYRGAEYVVDFLPKVKVEVVVDDAMSEQVVDAIIKAARTGKIGDGKIFVQDVEQVIRIRTGETGPDAV from the coding sequence ATGAAACAGATTACCGCCGTCATCAAACCATTCAAGCTCGATGAAGTCCGCGAAGCGCTGGCCGAAGTCAACGTGACCGGCCTGACCGTCACCGAGGTCAAGGGTTTCGGCCGCCAGAAGGGCCACACCGAGCTGTATCGCGGCGCCGAGTATGTGGTGGATTTCTTGCCTAAAGTAAAAGTCGAAGTGGTCGTCGACGACGCCATGTCGGAACAGGTGGTGGACGCCATCATCAAGGCCGCGCGCACCGGCAAGATTGGCGACGGCAAGATTTTCGTGCAAGACGTCGAACAGGTGATACGCATCCGTACCGGCGAAACCGGTCCTGACGCGGTCTGA
- a CDS encoding trimeric intracellular cation channel family protein, which produces MMLPQLPPGSLIRLIEVIAILVGAFSGFIEARRKRMDLVGVFTVAFIAAFGGGTLRDILLDKRPLFWVAHQEYAILIFVLALIAAPLIRTLRQIVSERLIVIADAIGLGLFAVAGVAEALRAGMPLFIASMMGVITGIFGGVLRDIVCNEVPMVLRDGKPYAICAFIGCWMYLLQKHFGVAHDIALWTSAASITGMRLLSWKFDMRIGR; this is translated from the coding sequence ATGATGCTTCCACAATTGCCTCCGGGATCGCTGATCAGACTGATCGAAGTGATCGCGATACTGGTCGGCGCCTTTTCCGGGTTTATCGAAGCACGGCGCAAACGCATGGACCTGGTTGGAGTCTTCACGGTCGCCTTCATCGCCGCGTTCGGCGGCGGCACGCTGCGCGACATCCTGCTCGACAAGCGCCCGCTGTTCTGGGTTGCCCACCAGGAATATGCGATCCTGATCTTCGTGCTGGCGCTGATCGCCGCGCCGCTGATACGCACGCTGCGCCAGATCGTGTCGGAGCGCCTGATCGTCATCGCCGATGCGATCGGCCTGGGCTTGTTTGCGGTGGCCGGCGTGGCCGAAGCCTTGCGTGCCGGCATGCCGCTATTCATCGCGTCGATGATGGGCGTGATCACCGGCATCTTCGGCGGCGTATTGCGCGACATCGTGTGCAATGAAGTGCCGATGGTATTGCGTGACGGCAAACCCTACGCGATTTGCGCCTTCATCGGCTGCTGGATGTATTTACTGCAAAAACACTTTGGCGTGGCACACGATATTGCATTGTGGACCAGCGCGGCCAGTATCACCGGCATGCGCCTGCTGAGCTGGAAATTCGATATGCGCATCGGCCGCTGA
- a CDS encoding Smr/MutS family protein → MASLKDFADLKSLRNTLKDQEQARAVAAAERSQREKKAAHEANLFRNSVSNVARLPQQDKLSPIVPARPMTPRQQEEDDRAVLRESLSDLFEVDALLEEDPGLSYTRPGIAGDVVRKMRKGNWPIQDDLDLHGLRRDNARDSLGEFLRQATRRKLRCVRVIHGKGFNSKGQEPVLKSMVHSWLVQKDEVIAFCQARRSEGGDGALLVLLPAALQVVR, encoded by the coding sequence ATGGCGTCATTGAAAGACTTTGCCGACCTGAAATCCTTGCGCAATACGCTCAAGGACCAGGAACAGGCGCGCGCCGTGGCCGCCGCCGAACGCAGCCAGCGTGAGAAAAAGGCGGCCCACGAAGCCAATCTGTTCCGTAACAGCGTCAGCAATGTTGCACGTTTGCCACAGCAAGACAAGCTGTCGCCGATCGTGCCGGCCAGGCCGATGACGCCACGCCAGCAGGAAGAGGACGACCGTGCCGTGCTGCGCGAATCGTTGTCGGACTTGTTTGAAGTCGACGCCTTGCTGGAAGAAGATCCCGGCCTCAGTTATACCCGTCCGGGCATCGCCGGCGACGTGGTGCGCAAGATGCGCAAGGGAAACTGGCCGATCCAGGATGACCTCGATTTGCATGGCTTGCGGCGCGACAACGCCCGCGACAGCCTCGGTGAATTCCTGCGCCAGGCCACCCGGCGCAAGCTGCGCTGCGTACGCGTGATCCACGGCAAAGGCTTCAACTCGAAAGGCCAGGAACCGGTACTGAAATCGATGGTGCATAGCTGGCTGGTGCAAAAAGACGAAGTCATCGCCTTTTGCCAGGCGCGCCGCTCGGAAGGCGGCGATGGCGCCCTGCTGGTGCTGCTGCCGGCGGCATTGCAAGTGGTGCGCTGA
- the trxB gene encoding thioredoxin-disulfide reductase — protein sequence MTTTKHARVLILGSGPAGYSAAVYAARANLKPMLVTGVEQGGQLMTTTDVENWPGDPMGVQGPDLMQRLLQHAERFNTDIVFDHIHTTMLSERPIRLIGDSHEYTCDTLIIATGASAQYLGLPSETAFMGKGVSACATCDGFFYRNQEVAVVGGGNTAVEEALYLSNIANKVTLIHRRDKFRAEAILIDRLNAKVAEGKIVLKYNHTLEEVTGDDGGVTGINIKSTIDGKVEAVSVHGVFIAIGHKPNTGIFEGQLEMHNGYIKTRTGLEGMATATSAPGVFAAGDVQDHIYRQAITSAGTGCMAALDAQRYLEGQE from the coding sequence ATGACCACTACCAAACACGCCCGCGTTTTGATTCTCGGCTCCGGCCCTGCCGGTTACAGCGCCGCGGTATATGCCGCCCGCGCCAACCTGAAACCGATGCTGGTCACCGGCGTCGAACAAGGCGGCCAATTGATGACCACCACCGACGTCGAGAACTGGCCTGGCGATCCGATGGGCGTGCAAGGTCCGGACTTGATGCAGCGCTTGCTGCAGCATGCGGAACGTTTCAATACCGATATCGTCTTCGACCACATCCACACCACCATGCTCAGCGAGCGCCCGATCCGTCTGATCGGCGACAGCCATGAGTACACTTGCGATACGCTGATCATCGCCACCGGCGCATCGGCCCAATACCTGGGCTTGCCTTCGGAAACCGCGTTCATGGGCAAGGGCGTGTCGGCTTGCGCCACGTGCGACGGCTTTTTCTACCGCAACCAGGAAGTGGCCGTGGTCGGCGGCGGCAATACCGCGGTCGAAGAAGCGCTGTACCTGTCGAATATCGCCAATAAGGTGACGCTGATACACCGCCGTGACAAGTTCCGCGCCGAAGCGATCCTGATCGACCGCCTGAACGCCAAAGTGGCCGAAGGCAAGATCGTGCTGAAGTACAACCACACACTGGAAGAAGTCACCGGCGACGATGGCGGCGTAACCGGCATCAACATCAAATCGACTATCGATGGCAAAGTCGAAGCCGTTTCCGTGCATGGCGTGTTCATCGCGATCGGCCACAAACCGAATACCGGCATCTTCGAAGGCCAGCTGGAAATGCACAACGGCTACATCAAGACCAGGACCGGCCTCGAAGGCATGGCCACCGCGACCAGCGCGCCGGGCGTGTTTGCCGCCGGCGACGTGCAAGACCATATCTACCGCCAGGCGATCACCAGCGCCGGTACCGGTTGCATGGCAGCACTGGACGCCCAGCGCTACCTGGAAGGCCAGGAGTAA